The following are encoded in a window of Selenomonadales bacterium genomic DNA:
- a CDS encoding sodium:solute symporter family protein, whose product MSIQVVLVCLYIVFLFAISYYAQNLAKGTIANYVLAGRKLTTPLIMVTIVGLAVGGASTIGVAEQAYKVGLSAGWYTTAWGIGAIVMGLLVAKRYRKINITTIPEMLGRHYNKAGMVVGIFCQILIQLTIMSLQYVAGGSILCALMPDVFSLEGGMITSAIVFIGVTSIGGMWSSALANLLNVALQYIGVIVATVICVSMNGGLDAIAIRLPEGAPFFSFIDGVGLMTIISWIVVLITVNLSLQSIIQISLGAKDAKTARNGFVYGGLLMLPVGFICALLGVIARINFPDVSPALALPMTIMQLDPIIAGLTLAALWAADVSTACNLLLSSATLFSNDIYARTIDPNASQEKLVRITKILVVLLGILTLGLALTISGIIATLMIGLSLLAPFSLIILVTMFAPHLCRKSAAFNAIAAGIITLILWKFCPATHIFPQLIYQEWFVSMVVFFGTALFDKRKIDAIEKL is encoded by the coding sequence GTGAGTATCCAAGTTGTTCTCGTTTGTCTTTATATCGTATTTTTGTTCGCGATCAGCTATTATGCACAGAACCTCGCAAAAGGTACGATCGCCAACTACGTTCTGGCAGGTCGTAAGCTGACGACTCCTCTCATCATGGTCACCATCGTCGGTCTGGCGGTCGGCGGTGCGTCCACGATCGGCGTTGCCGAACAGGCGTACAAAGTCGGCTTGTCGGCAGGCTGGTACACCACCGCTTGGGGTATCGGTGCTATCGTGATGGGTCTTCTCGTTGCGAAACGGTATCGCAAGATCAATATTACGACGATCCCCGAAATGCTCGGCCGTCATTACAACAAGGCGGGCATGGTCGTCGGTATCTTCTGTCAGATTCTTATCCAGCTCACTATCATGTCGCTTCAGTATGTAGCGGGCGGTTCTATCCTCTGCGCTCTCATGCCTGATGTCTTCAGCTTGGAAGGCGGTATGATAACGAGTGCTATCGTATTCATCGGTGTTACGTCGATCGGCGGTATGTGGTCGAGCGCACTGGCGAACTTACTCAATGTCGCACTCCAGTACATCGGTGTCATCGTCGCAACAGTCATCTGCGTTTCGATGAACGGCGGTCTTGATGCTATCGCTATCCGTCTTCCCGAAGGCGCACCGTTCTTCAGCTTCATCGACGGCGTCGGCCTGATGACCATCATCAGCTGGATCGTCGTTCTCATCACCGTCAACCTCTCGCTCCAGAGTATCATTCAGATATCCCTCGGTGCCAAAGATGCCAAAACGGCGCGTAACGGCTTCGTCTACGGCGGTCTTTTGATGCTCCCCGTCGGCTTCATCTGCGCGCTCCTCGGTGTCATCGCACGCATCAACTTCCCCGATGTCAGTCCTGCACTGGCGCTTCCGATGACCATCATGCAGCTCGATCCGATCATCGCAGGTCTTACGCTTGCGGCTCTGTGGGCAGCCGATGTATCGACGGCTTGTAACCTGCTTTTAAGCTCGGCAACGCTCTTCTCGAACGACATCTACGCTCGTACCATCGACCCGAACGCGAGCCAGGAAAAACTCGTCCGCATCACGAAGATCCTCGTCGTGCTTCTCGGTATCCTCACGCTCGGTCTTGCGCTCACCATCAGCGGCATCATCGCAACGCTTATGATCGGTCTTAGCCTCCTTGCACCGTTCAGCTTAATTATCCTCGTTACGATGTTCGCTCCGCACCTGTGCCGTAAGAGTGCCGCGTTCAACGCGATCGCCGCAGGTATCATCACACTCATCCTGTGGAAATTCTGCCCGGCAACGCACATCTTCCCGCAGCTCATCTATCAGGAATGGTTCGTCAGCATGGTCGTATTCTTCGGTACGGCTCTGTTTGATAAACGTAAAATTGATGCGATCGAGAAATTGTAA